A window from Garra rufa chromosome 14, GarRuf1.0, whole genome shotgun sequence encodes these proteins:
- the LOC141285478 gene encoding uncharacterized protein: protein MELISTRLSICFLITTYAFLEHAVTSDLQSYYIECMQGDSSPSCCQVPCQWEPEDTTQKTDANCKVYDDYMECFYGANKKNSTIPLIPTGKVKKGASCNIRKHGQSDYNVSCYENKKPICCDSQCKCDLNLLTCQIKEGKIECRWSVGANPVFDKCFKNTSKRLCDLGKGDKCYIYTGSSPVDGDAERQEKNTSSCNSTVGKWICTFNCQHLDSDIATISLICCFIAIAIGIGIGIGFCIGKSKYTEKKTEGNGQNKTTTKNKNKKYYRRNGSESEKNKMVKSQK from the exons ATGGAGCTTATTAGTACG AGATTAAGCATTTGTTTCCTCATTACAACATACGCATTTTTGGAGCATGCTGTCACCTCTG ATCTTCAGAGCTACTACATTGAATGCATGCAGGGGGATTCTTCCCCCTCATGCTGTCAAGTACCATGTCAGTGGGAGCCAGAAGACACCACACAAAAAACAGATGCCAATTGTAAAGTATATG ACGATTACATGGAATGCTTCTATGGAGCTAACAAAAAGAATTCTACCATCCCCTTAATACCCACTGGAAAAGTTAAGAAAGGGGCTTCTTGTAATATACGCA aaCATGGACAAAGTGATTATAATGTGTCTTGTTATGAAAATAAAAAGCCCATTTGTTGTGACTCACAGTGTAAGTGTGATCTAAATCTGCTCACATGCCAAATTAAAG AAGGAAAAATAGAATGCAGATGGAGTGTTGGTGCTAATCCAGTATTtgacaaatgttttaaaaataccaGTAAGAGACTTTGTGATTTAGGAAAAGGTGACAAGTGCTATATTTATACAG GGTCCAGTCCAGTGGATGGAGATGCAGAAAGACAAG AAAAAAACACATCTTCATGCAACTCAACTGTAGGAAAATGGATTTGCACATTTAATTGCCAACATTTAGACTCTGACATTGCCACCATCTCTTTAATTTGCTGTTTCATTGCCATTGCCATTGGCATTGGCATTGGCATTGGCTTTTGCATTGGCAAGTCAAAATACACTGAAAAG AAAACCGAAGGCAATGGACAAAATAAGACAACAACCaagaataaaaataagaaatattatagAAGAAATGGATCAGaaagtgaaaagaataaaatggTAAAAAGTCAGAAGTAA